The DNA region CCGTGGCATATGACTACTCTATTTTAACACAACGATCTTCGTTTCCTTTTCATCAAGTGGCCTTACATGTgccgggggggggggaggaatTTGACCCACGACCTCATGAACTGCCTACAAAGCATAGGCATGCACTTTTTACTCTCACTAACCCTTGGGGGTTTGAGACTACAGATGTTACATCTCCACAATGCTTTCAAAGATGAGTGCCCAAACAGCTATCATCTCTGAATATCGATCAACGTGCACCCACTAAAGAAGTATGTAACATGCAAACAGTAGGGTGAATAACTTCTTCATAAGTGAGAGTATGACAATAAATAGCAGAGGAACTTACCAATCAAAAATATTGTTAGCATCAGAATAAGCATAAGTCGCATAGAACGGCCAAACTGTATGTGTCGAGGACTCTGTGATTGCCTTTGAAGCATCTGACCATGTCCAAACAACTGCATATCGTTGAAATTGTTAGAAAACTACAGCGATATTAAATATATGACATATTTCTAGGTCGATGAAAAGAAATGGTCGCACTGCCATCACATATTTCTAGTACTTCTTTCCTGTTGCACTCATTCTATGATTTAGGAGTTTAATTCAGTGAAGCCATAAATCAATACAAACCTGATTGAACAGAGCAGCCACTGACTTGGCTGAAGATCGTTCCCCACCCCTTTGTCTCCAAAAGAGATTTCTTGACCCCTTATCCTTCGGTTTGACCTCAATACTGGGGATTAATCGGCGgctttcttcatcttcatctgcAATAGCAATCTTCCAATCGGCGATGTTTGGTGAGCTCCATGTTCTCCTGGTACCAGTGCAAGTTATCTCATCCCTTGTTCCTGGAATTTCTTTTGCTTCCATTCCTCTTACAAAGTTATTATCATCATTATAAGACTTGCCATCTTTTAGACCTCCATCCCATATGCCTCTACCACAAGCAACATTTGTTGTCGGATCTTGTTTTTTACAACAATCATCCGTTGGAGTTTGCAATAACTGGGAAGACCCAGCAAGAAATAAGGCTAAATCATCTCGTTCTTCTTCATCTAGATTTACCCACTGAAGGGGCTGCTTTTCTCCCTCGCATAGTGATTCTTGTAATTCACCTTCAACACGAGAAATTTGGCTTCTGATGGCAGCAATGAACTGTCCATGCCTATTTGTTGTGTTTTTGTCATCATATATTCCATAGCTCAGCCTGACAGCCTTCTCGAATTCTTCCAACTGACATCAACATTCAGAGTGCAGAAATACATCAGCATTAACAAGCACAAATTGCGTGAAGTTAAAAGAAACAAGTAAGCCTTCTCTGGGTGAGTGGGTTCCCAAAAGAACACAAAAATAATGACTACTGAAAACAGATAATACAGATGTCAATGAAGAAAATATCACGCGTGAAGAGGGAAAGATTGAGCACATAATAGACCTGTTATATGAAAAGGGGACCGTTCGATTATATCTTTCTCTACCAACATGCACAAGtaaatatgataataatatCACGGTAAATACTAATGACAATGTTTGAACAGAGAAGGTGCAGAGAGAAGGATTCAAAAGCATCATACCTGCCATTTGGCTGTACCCAGTGCAGTTTGCAGGTCTCTGGAGAGCTCGCTCAAGTCATCTGCAGCCAGTGATTCTTTCCTAACTCTATCCCAAGCCCGGTACGTTGATTCCATTCTGGAAGAAAGACCAACAAACTTGAATAAGAAGCTTTAGTTATGATTTAGCAACTGTGAGTTAACAAGCTGCCACCTCAACAACATATAGTTCAATATTAGACTCATTTATGACACATCTTCACATGAGCAATATCCGATGTTTCGCTATGTTTCCCTGGAAAAATGAATCATTAACGACCCAACTAAGATATATACAACCCAAtacaaacaaatgaaaacaCGTAATTCTAATTTAGGACTTCTGAAATCCAACTAGACGAAACTAAACTCATGATAGAAACTGGAGAAACAGGCAATATTAGAGAAAATAAACCAGTCCTATATTAGCTAAGTATTAAAATCCGCACCGAGGAACATCAGATTTAAGGAAAGAAACATATtactattaatattttatatggtaggaaaaaatggaaaattttattcacaaaaaattaaaaattgacaaagaGAAGATCAATATCCGCAGCAAAGGCAAAGCCCTGAAAGTGaaattttttcctcaaaacgGAACATTTTAATGAGATATCAGCTCAATGAAAGCGAATTTCCTTTATCTATCCAGACAACCAAAATACCTTCGAGCGACTAATATTGACTATACGCCAGCCAGCTCCAGCTCGCATGAGTATCTCGATGATCAACCTAAATGATACGAGATTaccaaaaagcaaaaaaaaaagatgaaatggGGAACGGGACGTACAAATCAGCAGATTCCTGGACCTCCTCAGCTGCGGAGAAGAAGGTATCCTTCTGCCACATGGTGAAGCTGTTAGCCACCATCATCTTCGCCCGCCGCCGCAAAAAGAAAACCCCTCCTCCCCGGAACAGAAAATCAGACGCAAACCGACCGGAATTCAGCCGGGACAGAGAAGGAAGGGGACCGGTTGAGCTTCAGCTATCGGTTTCCTTGCCcttcccttctcttcttcGCAAAGGGCACgcgaagaaggaagagagagaaagcaaaCCAGAAGAGAGGATGGAGACGGAGACGTCCAAATgatattctctctcttctctgagctattttttcttttttggccgTAAAATTTTCTGATTATTTTTCAGAAATGGAAGACAGACACGTCAGCATTTTtctatataaagaaaaaaaaacttaccaACATTTTCCACATCGAccgaagaaaaatgaaaaaaattggatCAACTAAATTTATAATTCATAAAGGAAAGACATAATGGGTTCGTTCGAATTCGAGAGTTGCCAGATTCAATCATTATCAATAAACTTATATGCCTTTATAATTTCgttttatttcatattattttattaggcGCATAAGTATctcttcataaaaaaaaattaataactcTTAAATgaattgtattatattatatatggcATGCCTAGTCTAGTGTCCAGTTCATCCTCGAAGATTCTCTTGCCGTTATTCCTGAGCCTTGATTGATGTTTGAAggcaaatttttttctttttttttttttaattttataatttcacCTCTTTTATGTAATGCAGCTAAGGAATATTGTTGGTGCCGAAGTTCGCAAACAAAATTATCATATCATACTTCCTAAAGAAAAATGGGGGCATTGTATATCATTTTGAAGagagtgaaataatttatcGACCATGAAAAAAAGTCGGGCCAGATCAACATTGGACTCACAGTTTAATTGGAATCATGCCCAAATGAATGTATTATTTCTATCAGGAGTATGTAAGAGAATGTAGTGGCGTGTATGAGTATTAGATATACCCATAATTGGTTAGACCCTATCCATTTAAATAGGATTTgagtataatttattttaaaatgagTAGGTTTCGGTTCTCAAGATCAAGAATCGAAAAATTCTGATTTCGGTTCCTATATACTGGGTACCTAGAAGCAAAACTGAAATCGAAAAGTAAAATCGGCTATATTAATTGTGTATAATAATACATGTTACTGCTTTCCCCAAtctaattattttctcttctctctcctccatCCTTCATCTTTGTtgtctctctcagcttcttcttcttcgtcttcttcacgggaattttttgttttttgcttCGTCTTCTTCACTGTTAATTTCTCGCCATTACATTCTTTAGAATTTTGATTTATACAGAAGaagtttacatttttgtttttcaataaaaagaagatgaaGTATGTTTTgctacatacatacatatatatatatatatggcgtccgcgggaggaggaggaggaggagacggTGGGCTGCCCCAATTAGCTACAGCCAGTGCATCTTTGTCATTGGCCGTCCAATCTGTGGGCCCCAATCCACCCAGGAAAAAGAAGTATtagtcaattttattttatttttttgttgaggTTTCAATTtagttaataaataattgatcaAGTGTTGACGATGCGTTGAATTGTATTTCGAGGTATTATTATTAACTCATGGCAAAAGAAAGGGACTTATTATCTTGATttgctttattatttttcaaataaattcaattgattatatataataaaaattagcatacgttttttttttccttttattgatGGTAGAAGATATGAAGCTTAATATACAAGTATTTCTGAGAACAATTTAAGAATTTATCAGTGAAATCACTAAAAAAAAGTGTggaatttaataattattaatcaaaGAGCTAAATAATATGGAATACACGTAACATCTTCCTAGTCACAACATCGCATAACCACCTCTTTTAACTACCATTGCCTAGTATCGGTAAtaactttttccattttttttttaccgaaATTATTgccaacaaaaagaaaaaagttctccaataattctttttaaaaaaaattctgagaGATCATTTActtgaaagaaaattaaaagaaaaaaaaaattgtatgtaTATGATCATGATTGGCAGGTGAGAAGGTGGTCTGTCTAGCCTGGAATAATGGAAACCAGCATGTTTTTTTCTCCTTCATATTGAACGACGTACTAATAATGATATAGCTGAATTAATTACAAATTAGTGCTTAAAGGGTCGAAACTAATCTGCTACTTATTCTCATCTGCTTCCCCTTCCTGGCCGACGATGTCAGCCTCCACTCCACCAACAATGATCAACATTTTACtcaattttaattggattttaaaaagccaaaaataaaataaaacaagtgGATATAGAATTGATATGCCATGGTGCTTGGACATTAGACTATCACGTCCACGGCATCCACGCCTTCCTTTCAGgaccattttttattttttatttttattctttccctttcttctccttttcttttgctcTAGTTTGCAAAGGAATCCGCTCAACTTGCTGCAATATTTCCATACAATCGGTTATTTTTTCCGAATGTTACTCTTAGCAACTCCTATGTTCAAAAATAAAGGTTCCAGGTTCGATTTTCGTCAGTGAAACTacccgtgcccctttatttagatttcattttcatttccttatACTAAACCATGAGCCTcctattgtaaccgaaaaaaaaaactcctaTGTTCAAAGCAAGATGTTTTCTTATTAGCCCTCGCAAATTACAAAAGTCTGAAAGAAGGGGTAGTTCGGAGTTGGAGCAAGCTTCTATGCACAATTCGATTCTACTTCTATGCTTGAACAGTTCGACTTTGAGATTCCCCAAAACCATCCCATGACCGGAAGACCAGCATCATCGACTTGGCCAGATCAGAGCATTTCGGGGAGAGTCCAACGCAGCGTGCAGCTGCCCCCTGACAGCATCCAAACATGAGCAACAAACTGGGCGTTGTTGGAAGGGAACAGAGACGTCACTCTCCCAGCACCAACCGCTACTCCCAGATGTCGACGAGTGATTTGTTCTTTATGGACTAATAGTGCTTTGTTGGTGAAGACACCAAACTCGTCCAATCTAATCCCCACAACGATCAGTGATTTAATTCCATAACACGCTTCAATTAAAATGACAGACCCAAAAAAACGCTTCTCAAGAAACTGGTAACCGCTGTGTACTAGGTTATTGACATTGGCGTAACAGCACAAGCTCTCCACATTGGAAAAATCCTAGACCCACAAGTCTGTTCTTGACTATGTTACACTGTCTCAAGAAGGAAACTGGTGGCAGTTTCACTCTTTGAGGTGAGGTCTCCAGAGGCAAACCTACATAGTTCATCCTCCAACATCTTCAGACCGGAGCTGCATGAGCTCAGTATCGACGAGATGATTCTCCTTTGGAGATCTTTGTACTTCAACACTAGATTCACATCCCAGTCAACATTATCTCTGCAAAGAAAATCATATGTAAAATAAGTAATAGTTTTTAAAAGGACAATCAATCCCGGAGTTGGAGAAGGAATACGGTAAGGGTTGCTGGAGGATTCTTTACCCAGCATCAGAATCTGAGTCACCAAGATTTTCCATCATGCCGCTGAAAGTAGCATAAAGGTCCTCGAGAACCTGAACTTCAATCTTCAATTTATCCTGCAGCTAATTCACATAAAAAAGATGAACATTATAACATGAAGAATTTCTAGTGGTTCTGAGATTTATGGTGTAAGTCACGAGGATAAAAGCTGCACCCTTTTGTTCGATATGACTACAGGCACAAAAAACACATCACGAGTCCCTGTTTCAACCACTCCATACAGTCTGATCTCATGAAATGGGGTCCACAGAACTTTGATCAAATCCTCGTACCCAATAGCCAACTTGCATCTTCATTGGCTTGCATAGCTTCATAGTTGGCAATGTTCATGTTTCAATTCGAAACACAACCATAATTAAGCAAAAAAGGACAAGAAACTTACAGGGGAATTGATATCTGAGGAAGAATCCTGAGCTTTTCGCAAATAATCTAGTAATGGAGATGGCAACCCATAATGGAAAACGTTGTGGTCATTTGAGAACCATGTACCCCGCACCATATGAGTGGTTTGGTTGCAACATTCTGCTCCATCATCACCACCATCAGAGCCACAATCAATATCTGCAGTAGAGGAAGAAGCAGTAGATCATACCAATGTAAGATCTCAGCATTAATAAGAAGTTATAGTCTCTGTTTGGATAAGGAGACCTTGGAAACATCTTCCagttttcatttcttttgtaGGCAAATCCTAATACATTCCGTCTTTTGTTGTtcaagggggaaaaaaaaagaaggaaaatcaGAAACTTTTTGGTATGATTGATGTACATCTTATATGCAGCAATggattataaaagaaattaccAAGAGAAATGACATCGTATGGGTTATCCCCTTGGGGTAAAAAACCATAGAAAGTGATTAGATGCGAGTTTGAGAAGTTTCCATAACTAAGGTAGCACTGTTCTCCTGCTCGACACGGTCTAGACATGGGAAACTTCAACGTGTTCGTCACTGGGTCTATTTTGCCATATCGGGTTATGTGTGGATACAGCTGCAAAAggaccaaaaaagaaaaaaaggacaagTTAGACTAAGAAAATATCTAAAAGAAAAGCTAATTCTTAACTCAGAAAGTGAGAACTTGCATGCGTGATGCACCCGAGGGTAGATGCTATAGTCTTTGGAGAATTCATAGACAGTTAAACAAGGAATAAAAAACCAACTAGAAACTGATATGACAGCTGACTCGGAGGCTTACTTACCGAATGGTTCAGAAATCCCGCAATGGGAATCAAGCAAGTCCTGAGTTTCCCATCTGCAAACTGGACTTTCATGCTGTTGGAGTACCAGAGCTCACATGCCCATAGATAGTGGTCCCACGTGTAGAGATCAGGGGGGAATTTATCGAGATGAGCATTGCATAGTGCTGGAAAGAGCTCCTCGTACTGAGTCCTCAAATGCTGAATTAGATTTAGAGATGTGATCAGATTGTTTCTAACACAACCACCATATATAGAATTATTCTATTGGCCAAGTTATAACTTGGTTTTCTTTCCGCTGTAAACTAGGAATACTGTTGCCCATAAGGAAGAGAACAAATAAAAAGTTGGATGGTAGATCTTTCCAGGGTCCCTGGCACCACAATCCATTGCTTATCGAAGACTAAGAAGTAGGGCATACCTCTTTTGCTTGCATTAGCTCTTCGAACAATGGAGTTCCGTCCAAAGCCATGATTGCATTAACTCCAAAACTCAAACCTGAAGGACAAAGCATATTAACTGAGAAAATAACGACATAAGGGagttattaattttcaaatactCCATTAAGCATCAAGTAGTTCACAAGGTACCTTAAAGAGTATattgagaaaacaaaagacaaCGCACCAATTCAAGAAAATCtcaacaaaaataagaaaagtactgagaaaaaaaaatagctgGCACCAAAATGCATACCGGTATTAAATTCTTTGGGTAGTGTCTCAAAGTACATCTTAAATTTCGAAGAAGGATTATATCTCTCCTTCATGCTCCAAAGTAATAGCATTGTCTCAACAGAAATGCCATCAATTTTCTGCAATACTGGGTGCTGCATCAAACGGGAAACTATTGAACAAGACCAATAAATCTGCCTTCCCATCATTTACATCTAAATTATAGTGCCTCAaagttccaaaaaaaaaaaattgtgaagaGGCTTACAACTGAGCAAAACTTGGTGGAAATTTCAGCTATAGGTATGTTATAATATCATGGAGTCCATGAAGAAAGTTCACCAAACTTGCATAGAGGAACAACATAAATGGGTGACTTGGTTGTAGATAATTcagaaataaaagaatatgacAGAACTAAGACGAAGCCATATACCAAGTCAGATTCAAGCATGGTCTCCTCACAAATGATAGCATGCACTGGAATCTCCAAGGCAATGTCTCCAACTTTTAGATCTTCCTTGGCAGTAGCCCCTCTACCAAATCCTTCAATATCTAGATtggaaaaagaacaaaataaaaaagtgaaCACAAATTGCAGCACAAAGGCCTTATTTTCATTGAAAAGCCAAATGGTGGCAATTGGCGCCTAGAATTGAGAAGCCCCTCGTTTCAATCCTCTCACCCTTCCCATGCTTACCTTAAAAACGAAATTAATCTTCTTCAAAGACAAACTTTCATGCCactgatgaaaaaaaaaaaaaaacatagctGCAAATTACAAGATGAAGAAAAAGGCTATATCAGAGTCTCTTTTCTGCATCGGAAAATCACTGAACGGAAGTTCAGAAATAGCATATTGCAATAGCCATACGGATTGAGTCTTTGTCTAGAATCCTCAGAAAGTGAAGGAAGCTAAATGAAAGGGATGTGACAGTTGAGACAATCACCACCCCAAATTTCACAGGAGACACTTACGAGCAATCTGCAACCTCGACTGGACACCGATTCTTTCACCCCATTGCAATAAATAGCTTTCTTCATCACATTTGTGGGATTTCATGGTGGTATCATCCATCCCATTCCTATACCCAAACTCTGATAGCAAATTGACAATTGCATCTCTTAAGCCACGCAGCACATGCCCGTGCAAGCAGTTGGAATTGGTGAGTGAGCTGTCAATGAGAGAAATCATTGAATTAAGAGCCTCCATTTCATTCTTGGGGGAGTAACACCCCTCCGTTGAatcttcaaaaaaataaagatcggcctggaaaaaaaagataaagtaATTCTTTTGCTTCAAAGAGATTCCTACAATCATAACAAAACTTATAACAAGACAATAATACACGAATTGCAGGTTACCTCGTCCAAGTGAATTATTCTTGATATCTGCAACATTGCTTTCACAGTAGTGTTTATCCATTCAGAAGATGGAGAACTTTGAAGTGGAACTCGCAGTTCAACAGAAGCGCTGCTGCCTTCCAATATTTTCTATGAGAATGGTGAATTCTCCAGTTAACCAAGTCAATTGTAGATTGCATAGAAGGAGCAAGGTAGCGTATAGAAAGAACTGAACAAACTAATCAATAACCGAGCAATAGAACATATACAGTGACATACCTGTATCGTATGAAAACtatggaaaaggaaagaaaatttcCGTTTATTTCTACTTATGAGCTACAAAGCAGGCCCATGTTCTGTTCCTCAGATAATGCACAACTATCGGACAACTTTGCTGCtcctataaatatatatgacctACTGATGGAATGCATATATGAAAATCTAATTCCTTCTAGCAATTATTTCACAAAGAAACCCCAAAAGCCAAGATTATAACCTCCGCGTAGGACAGTAAAGAGGCAGAGTAACATCTCCTTATCTCCTTGATTCTCACCTTCTTTTTACCATACAGGGGATCACTCTCGGAAAGCTTTAGAACTATTGCCTGAACCTCGCTGGGACCGGAGATATTATCAGAGGGGCACATCTGCAAGGTAAAACAGAAATCCAATCATTTAGCTCATATGCGGCAACAGATAACTTCCGACATACATCTAATCGCCCGAAGCGAGCTATCCAATAAATACACGGTTGTAATAAAAGTTCATAATTTGATGGGGAACAACAACTTCTTTTCTGTACTGTCCAGTTTGATTTAGGCTGCATGAAAAACATAACAAGACAGGAGTTTGTTGTAAAAACTGGTATTCCAAGAAGAAGCTCCTGTCCTTAGAGGCAGAAGAGCAGAAGAGTCATGTAGAATCTAAAAACCCAGAAACCAGAAGGGAATTAGGAGCTGATACAGTTTGAGCCAAGTGGGCAGTATTGTATTGGAGCTACAACTAACTACGAGTGAGTTACAGGAAGCTCGGAGTGAAGAAAAAGCATACCATAGCCTCAGAGCAACTGCAGATTGAAAACTTTCTGCGAAGTGATGCAATGTCACTGTAGGTACTAGGTAGGTTCTGCTCTGCACAGTGCTTTGCggaggaggtggaggtggaggtggaggaggaggaggaggagggaggtGGAGGACGACGAGAGTGTGCTGTGGGTTCTGACGGGCCGCCGCTGCACTGGATGAGCCTTCTTAGGCGTGAACAGGGTCAATCCGGCCCGGTAAACTGGGCCTCACATCTTGGGCCTCAGTTAGGTCCTTTTGGCCCAAAAAACTGGGCCTCACGGAGGCCTGTAAGATAAATTGGGCTTATCAATGGAGGAGGAAGGAAAAGCGAAAGTCGCTATAACATGCTGCAGGTGGTGAGTCGGTTAGTTCACCATCTGTACAATATAGATGTcctccttttttcttctttcggGAAATCAGTATAATTCAATTGTATGTAAAAAGGAATTGTaccgtgtatatatatatatatatatagaggagGATCTACGGCTAACCTAAGTATTCATCTTCGAGGTTTTGTTGTTGAGGGTGAATGAAccaacaataacaataatgtCCCTACTTTTAATAGTATTTACATGCATGACACATAGAGTGATTCAGCTGTGCCGAATTCGAAGGAAATAGAACTACTCTATAAATATTTAGAGGAAAACTACCCTTTTATCTGATTAATGAACCAATCAAATGTTTCTAACTACGTCAGTAATTAATGTCCTTAATGAATATTATCATCattattacaaaaaattactagtattataaaatataaactataaatgcAACTAACAAATATTTGATTGGATTTTAATATAGAATATCTTCAACTATTTCGTATGGTAGCATTTTGGCGGCATGGCCGATCGGGCAGAGAGCACTAGTAAGGCGGGGGACTGCAAATACCTTTTAATCCCCATTGTCATTGGAAAGGAAATAGTTGATTACACATTTAAGATTGAAATCAGTTATGACAACAAGCTAATTTTATAAACTTACGGTAAtataataagaatataaaaaataaatatatgagaTTTCATccaaaaggaaataaatacTTGAGATGAGGATACTTATTTAAAAAAGTAccatataagaaaattttaaactaaATGCATATCATCAGTTCATCTAATATATAAACATTAAATAAACCATGATGCATAGTGAAAGAGCCAttaggttaaaaaaattaataaattgttcAAAATTCGTCCAACTTGATAAAGGATTACTGTctaaaatctgaaattttgattatttaatttttttattattctgaGAGTAAGCATATAAAAAAgagtaattattataaaaattatataaatgcttgaaaatgaatatatacaaTGTAACTGCTAAAAACactagaaaaaattattacgcatagaatttttaaaaatatattattacaaaacACTTTTTTTAGcttatgataaaataaaaagaaaaaaaagccaCTATGAACTTATGatcataatataaaaaaattaatatttgcaAGTAGGGATGTCATAAACTTtgctttcaaaaaaaaaaggtgaaaatgaaattttcaacATGACATATGAACTGAACATATATGATTATGCATTAGTAATAAAATTGAACATAGAATAAACATAAATAAGATAACTAgttgcaaaattattatttattcatttaaacCAATGACAAATATTTTACCAAAAATTACCCACATTTCATGAAAGACTATTGttcgaatttttaaattgtaaattgacaaatattattttttaatgggaAAATTAGTCTTCTAATATGTAGACAATTACAATAAGAAATGATAACAATATGTGAACCCACGTAATTCATGAGATAGAAcactaatattatatatataaaagtatcgAGTGTCCAGCAAGTAAATATAAGAATAAAGTGGATCATCTTAATGATCCGCCCCACAAGAATCCAAATCtttgacagctccacaaagtataattttaaaccatttctttctttccttttatgtcccttctttttattattgcTATTCTTAATATGTTGCTTGTTGgtattttcattatatatatattctcacattTGAACGGTCCATATACAATAATACTTGTTCAGTTCCCACAACGAGGCAATAATATTCTCTTATTTTGGAATGTTAGAAAAACTGATCTTTACTTATGGGGAAGAAAGAGCGgagaaatagagagagagagagagagataaaagaaagaGACCCATCAATTGTTCTTGAATTTGTGATGTGAGTCGTTCAAACATTTGGGGATACAGACATTCCATCGAATTCAAATATGAAGTTAGGGGTGTATATTTTTGGAGAATAACGATGCGGTTTGATTCCACGTGCTAAGAGAATTTCCTATTAGAATTGATTCTAAAGATTTTGACCGATTTGATTCACGTTTGGAGGACTCAAACATGCCATGAACTTGAAGATATTTGAGGTGTATTAACGTTCAAGAAATCATTATAAGTAGGTCACATCATGATTTTATGAGATTATAGGGTGGGCAACATGCCCAATTGGCTAGAACGAAGACACATTAtgctatctatatatatttacagtTAGGTCACCGTACCTGATGATATATGTAGCTAGTCGGTTCATGATTTTATTTCTACTGGAAGTTAAGTAGTACATAAGTTTATGATCAGAGATATGGCGAGGATCTAAATCCATGGAAACTGAATAATAAATCGAAGTTAAACATGCGTGGTACGGGAAGGATTTGAACCGAATCGATGCTCTCGTCTCTGATACTGCATAAGATCTTTGAAGGAGCGATGCACAAGGTGTTTGGAAAAACTTTATAGTTGAAAGTGCgacttttttttactatttctaCATGTTATATGCTTAAACGGTGTATATCATTTTCGATGCTTTCTTAAAAGCGttagaaggaaaaaagaaaaaaagaaaaaaagaaagaagagagagagggagagagagagagagagagagagagagagagaggtgctGCCATGCAGGGAAAGGCATTGGACTTCATTGAGCAAAAGTATTCGGATTATACGAACAACTCGAGACCAGTGGATGGAA from Punica granatum isolate Tunisia-2019 chromosome 3, ASM765513v2, whole genome shotgun sequence includes:
- the LOC116201557 gene encoding uncharacterized protein LOC116201557 isoform X1, with the translated sequence MMCPSDNISGPSEVQAIVLKLSESDPLYGKKKKILEGSSASVELRVPLQSSPSSEWINTTVKAMLQISRIIHLDEADLYFFEDSTEGCYSPKNEMEALNSMISLIDSSLTNSNCLHGHVLRGLRDAIVNLLSEFGYRNGMDDTTMKSHKCDEESYLLQWGERIGVQSRLQIAHIEGFGRGATAKEDLKVGDIALEIPVHAIICEETMLESDLHPVLQKIDGISVETMLLLWSMKERYNPSSKFKMYFETLPKEFNTGLSFGVNAIMALDGTPLFEELMQAKEHLRTQYEELFPALCNAHLDKFPPDLYTWDHYLWACELWYSNSMKVQFADGKLRTCLIPIAGFLNHSLYPHITRYGKIDPVTNTLKFPMSRPCRAGEQCYLSYGNFSNSHLITFYGFLPQGDNPYDVISLDIDCGSDGGDDGAECCNQTTHMVRGTWFSNDHNVFHYGLPSPLLDYLRKAQDSSSDINSPDKLKIEVQVLEDLYATFSGMMENLGDSDSDAGDNVDWDVNLVLKYKDLQRRIISSILSSCSSGLKMLEDELCRFASGDLTSKSETATSFLLETV
- the LOC116201191 gene encoding uncharacterized protein LOC116201191 isoform X1, yielding MMVANSFTMWQKDTFFSAAEEVQESADLMESTYRAWDRVRKESLAADDLSELSRDLQTALGTAKWQLEEFEKAVRLSYGIYDDKNTTNRHGQFIAAIRSQISRVEGELQESLCEGEKQPLQWVNLDEEERDDLALFLAGSSQLLQTPTDDCCKKQDPTTNVACGRGIWDGGLKDGKSYNDDNNFVRGMEAKEIPGTRDEITCTGTRRTWSSPNIADWKIAIADEDEESRRLIPSIEVKPKDKGSRNLFWRQRGGERSSAKSVAALFNQLFGHGQMLQRQSQSPRHIQFGRSMRLMLILMLTIFLIVPFVFYST
- the LOC116201557 gene encoding uncharacterized protein LOC116201557 isoform X2; this encodes MMCPSDNISGPSEVQAIVLKLSESDPLYGKKKKILEGSSASVELRVPLQSSPSSEWINTTVKAMLQISRIIHLDEADLYFFEDSTEGCYSPKNEMEALNSMISLIDSSLTNSNCLHGHVLRGLRDAIVNLLSEFGYRNGMDDTTMKSHKCDEESYLLQWGERIGVQSRLQIAHIEGFGRGATAKEDLKVGDIALEIPVHAIICEETMLESDLHPVLQKIDGISVETMLLLWSMKERYNPSSKFKMYFETLPKEFNTGLSFGVNAIMALDGTPLFEELMQAKEHLRTQYEELFPALCNAHLDKFPPDLYTWDHYLWACELWYSNSMKVQFADGKLRTCLIPIAGFLNHSLYPHITRYGKIDPVTNTLKFPMSRPCRAGEQCYLSYGNFSNSHLITFYGFLPQGDNPYDVISLDIDCGSDGGDDGAECCNQTTHMVRGTWFSNDHNVFHYGLPSPLLDYLRKAQDSSSDINSPLQDKLKIEVQVLEDLYATFSGMMENLGDSDSDAGDNVDWDVNLVLKYKDLQRRIISSILSSCSSGLKMLEDELCRFASGDLTSKSETATSFLLETV
- the LOC116201191 gene encoding uncharacterized protein LOC116201191 isoform X2, whose product is MESTYRAWDRVRKESLAADDLSELSRDLQTALGTAKWQLEEFEKAVRLSYGIYDDKNTTNRHGQFIAAIRSQISRVEGELQESLCEGEKQPLQWVNLDEEERDDLALFLAGSSQLLQTPTDDCCKKQDPTTNVACGRGIWDGGLKDGKSYNDDNNFVRGMEAKEIPGTRDEITCTGTRRTWSSPNIADWKIAIADEDEESRRLIPSIEVKPKDKGSRNLFWRQRGGERSSAKSVAALFNQLFGHGQMLQRQSQSPRHIQFGRSMRLMLILMLTIFLIVPFVFYST